One Bacteroidales bacterium DNA window includes the following coding sequences:
- a CDS encoding segregation/condensation protein A, producing the protein MEKFDGPLALLLQLIEQEELDITQISLAKIADQYIEYIRQAQNIDPEEMADFLVVAARLILIKSKALLPYLFPEEEEDIKEFENQLKMYQEFLTATKKVQAIIGRKRFMFSRPFNRKVLFSGDNFFAPPKKLTAPDLALVFNDLLGRIRPAEMDLDEKILEPKISIDDKIAQIRGSLFERIMVRFSKIIKFAQSKTEIVVSFLAMLELIKQKEVAVEQTELFGEIEINRISNS; encoded by the coding sequence TTGGAAAAATTTGACGGGCCGCTGGCGCTCCTGCTGCAACTGATTGAGCAGGAGGAGTTGGATATTACCCAGATCAGTTTGGCGAAAATCGCCGATCAATATATTGAGTATATCAGGCAGGCCCAAAATATTGACCCGGAAGAGATGGCTGATTTTTTGGTGGTGGCGGCGCGCTTGATTCTGATCAAATCCAAGGCTCTTTTGCCGTATCTGTTTCCGGAAGAGGAAGAGGATATTAAGGAGTTTGAAAATCAGCTGAAGATGTATCAGGAATTTTTGACGGCAACTAAAAAAGTGCAGGCGATTATCGGCAGGAAGCGATTTATGTTTTCCCGGCCGTTCAATCGCAAGGTGCTTTTTTCTGGCGATAATTTTTTTGCGCCGCCCAAAAAACTTACCGCGCCGGATCTGGCGCTGGTTTTTAACGATTTGCTTGGCCGGATCAGGCCGGCAGAGATGGATTTGGACGAAAAAATACTAGAGCCAAAAATCAGCATTGATGATAAGATTGCCCAGATCAGGGGAAGTTTGTTTGAACGCATTATGGTTCGGTTTTCAAAAATAATAAAATTTGCCCAGTCCAAGACCGAGATTGTCGTCAGTTTTCTCGCCATGTTGGAGCTGATTAAGCAAAAAGAAGTGGCGGTGGAGCAGACGGAGCTGTTTGGGGAGATAGAGATAAATAGAATTTCTAATTCCTAA
- the scpB gene encoding SMC-Scp complex subunit ScpB: MNIKSSIESLLFISAKPMSAKNLAELMKAGAKEVEAAGEELVAQYQENKKGLRVIKNGTSFQLVSSPENARLIQEYIKDETTGELSRPSLEALTIIAYRGPVSKIDLDRIRGVNCSLILRNLLIRGLIEAKADKTKNETYYTVTMDFVRFLGLADLKQLPDYEKLSQDDTIDRVLAPLDDMSKNI; encoded by the coding sequence ATGAATATTAAATCAAGCATTGAATCTTTATTATTCATCTCCGCCAAGCCGATGTCGGCGAAGAATTTGGCTGAGCTGATGAAGGCGGGCGCTAAAGAGGTGGAGGCGGCCGGCGAGGAGCTGGTGGCGCAGTATCAGGAAAACAAAAAAGGCCTCCGGGTGATCAAGAATGGGACCAGCTTTCAGCTGGTTAGCTCGCCCGAGAATGCCAGGCTGATCCAGGAATATATTAAAGATGAAACCACGGGAGAGCTCTCGCGGCCGAGCCTGGAGGCGCTCACGATTATCGCCTATCGCGGTCCCGTAAGCAAGATTGATTTGGACCGCATCCGCGGCGTCAATTGCAGTTTGATTTTACGGAACCTGCTGATTCGCGGCTTAATTGAGGCCAAAGCCGATAAAACCAAGAATGAGACCTATTACACGGTGACGATGGATTTTGTCCGCTTCCTCGGGCTGGCAGACTTGAAACAACTGCCTGATTATGAAAAATTAAGCCAGGACGATACGATTGACCGGGTGCTTGCCCCGTTAGACGATATGAGTAAGAATATTTAA